The nucleotide window CTCGAGGCCGTAGAAGACGGCCGTCAGGCCACCGAAGAGCACCCCGGACGCGACACGGTGGACCCACCGGGGTGCGGTGAGGAGCCAGGTGCGCATCCGGCCATGCTGCCCGCGAGCGGCCCCGATGGCCAGCCTCGTCCGGGGGAGCCCGGGAGCGGGACCGGTGACCGGCCCCGCTCCCGGGACGCCGATCAGATCGACGAGTTCTTCTCCGCGATGCCGCGGCGCACCTCGGACGGGCGCTGCTGCTCGCCGGCGTAGGAGCTGACGATCACCAGCGCGCCGGTGATGGCCGGGATGGCCCACTGGAGCTGGTCGAGCTTCGCCTGCGCGGCCGCGACCTCGCCCTTGGCGGTCTTCGAGGCCTTGGTGCCGCGCTTGGACGGTGTCGCGCCGTTGGCGGAGACGATCTTGCCGAGCACGCGGCTGTAGGCGGTGACGCCGAGGGCGGCGGCGGTGAGCAGCGTCTTGACCGTGGACATGCCGCCCACGCCCTGCTGCTGCGCGACGCGGTCCTTGTTGCCGGCCAGCTGGCCGACGCTGCCGATCAGGTGGGCGCCGATGGCGGCGGCGTTGACCGGGGTCCACCGGTCCCAGCCGGCGTTGGCGACGGCGCCGGTGGCCTTGTCGCTGCCGGCCTCGGCAGCGGCGGCGTTGAGGGCGACGGCGTTGGCGAGCGTGCCACCGAACCAGGCGGCGAGACCGACGTCGTGCAGCGAGCGGGAGAGCGTGTTGGCCATGCGGGTGCTCCTAGCGAGAAGGGGTGGGGAGAGAGGTCAGTGGCCGAGGAGGCCGCCGAGGCCCCCACCGCCGCCGCCGCCGAACTTCGAGATGAGGTCCATGGGGTTGATCCCGAACTTCTGCAGCAGCCCCGCGTGCTGGTCGGTGTCGACCTGGTCGGGCAGCTCGGAGTCGGCCTGGGCGGCCTTGTCGTTGTCACCCTGGGACTTCAGGAGCTCGAGGATCTGGCTCTTGTCGATGTTCATGAGCGTCCGGTACCCGCCGGTTCCCGTCGCACCCCTCCGATCTGGCACGAACTCGCTGGGAGGATGCGCGGGTGACCGCACTGACGCACTCCGCCTCCGTCGTCGTCGCCGCCACCCCCGACGAGGTCTACGACCTGGTGTCCGACGTGACCCGCACCGGCGAGTGGAGCCCGGTCTGCCGGGCGTGCTGGTGGGACGAGGGCGCCTCGGCGGTGCCCGGCGCGTGGTTCACCGGCCGCAACGAGGTGCCCGGGCGCACCTGGGAGACGCGCAGCCAGGTCGTCACGGCCGAGCGCGGGCGCGAGTTCGCCTGGCTGGTCGGCGGGCGGCTGGTGCGCTGGGCCTTCACGATGGCCCCGGTCGAGGGCGGCACGCTGCTCACCGAGGAGTGGGAGTTCCTCCCCGCCGGCCTGGCCTCCTTCGCCGAGCGCTACGGCGCGGACGCCCAGGCCCAGATCGAGGACCGCACCCGGGCGGCCCTCGACGGCATCCCGGCCACCCTCGCCGCGATCAGGGCCGTCGCCGAGCGGTAGCGGAGTGGACCCGTCGCGCTGACGCCGACGGGTCCGCTCCGCCTCATGCGCTGAACGCGCGGAGACCGTCCAGCAGGCGGTCGACGTCGGCGTCGTCGTTGTAGGGCGCCAGGCCCACGCGCAGGCCGCCGGTGTCGCCGAGCCCCAGGTGCCGGGAGGCCTCGATGGCGTAGAACGAGCCGGCCGGGGCGTTGACCCCGCGCTCGGCGAGGAAGCGGTAGGCGTCGGCGGCGGTGCGCCCGTCGAAGGTGAGCAGCAGCGTGGGCGTGCGGTGCGGGGCGCGCGACCACACGGTGACGCCGGGCAGGTCGCGGACGCCGTCCTCGATGCGGTGCCGCAGCCGGTCCTCGTGCTCCTCCAGCGCGGCCATCGCCGCGACGAGCCGGGTGCGACGGTCGCCGTCGGACCCGGCCAGGCCGGCGAGCAGGTCGATGGCCGCGGTGGTGCCGGCCAGCAGCTCGTAGGGCAGCGTGCCCAGCTCGAACCGCTCCGGGACGGCGTTGCTCGAGGGCAGCAGCTTGTCCGGGTGCAGGGTCTCCAGCAGCTCGGGGGCGGCGACCAGGCAGCCGCAGTGCGGGCCGAGGAACTTGTAGGGCGAGCAGACGAAGAAGTCCGCACCCAGCGCGGTGACGTCGACCGGGGCGTGCGCGGTCAGGTGGACGCCGTCGACCCAGGTCAGCGCACCGACCTCGTGCGCCAGGGCGGTGATCGCGGCGACGTCGGGGCGGGTGCCGATCAGGTTCGACGCGCCGGTGACGGCGACCAGCCGGGTGCGCTCGGACAGCAGCGCGCCCACCACCTCCGGCGCCAGCTCACCGGTGGCGGGGTCGAAGTCGGCCCAGCGCACGGTCGCCCCGGCGGCCTCGGCGGCCTGCACCCACGGGCGGACGTTGGCGTCGTGGTCCAGCCGGGTCACCACCACCTCGTCACCGGCGCCCCAGCCGGTGCTCAGCACGCGGGCCAGGTCGTAGGTGAGCACGGTGGCGCTGCGCCCGAAGACGACGCCGCCGGGCACCCCGCCGGTGAGGTCGGCGACGGCCTGCCGGGCGTTGCGCACGACGGCGTCGGCGTTGCGCTCGGCCTGGGTGACCGTGCCGCGGTTGGACATCGGCTGGGTCATCGTCGCCGCGATGGCGGCGGCCACCACGTCGGGCGTCTGCGACCCGCCCGGCCCGTCGAAGTGGGCGGCCCCGTCGACGAGGGCCGGGAAGTGCGCGCGGAGCGACGCCACGTCGAAGGGCACGACAGCGGCAGGCACGGTGGCGGTCATGTCCTGATCCTGCGGCATGCCCGCCGGCTGCGGCGACCGGCCACCCGGGGTCAGGTCCGCATCCCCGCGAGCAGGTGGGCGACGAGCTGCCGCGCGTCGTAGCGCGGGTCGTCGCCGATGCAGAGGTTGCCCACGCCCCACATGAGCTGCAGGCCGTCGAGCTCGGTGCGCACCTCACCGGCGCCGACAGCGGCGTCCAGCAGCTCGGTGCAGACGGGCACCAGCCGGTCGAGGAACCAGGCGTGCAGCGTCTCGAAGCCCGCCGCGTCGGAGTGCATGGCCGCGGCGAGCCCGTGCTTGGTCACCAGGAAGTCCACGAACAGGTCGATCCAGCGCACCAGGGCCTCGTACGGGTCGGCCTCCTCGGCCAGCAGCCGCGGGCCGGCCTCGGCACAGGCGTCCACCTGGTGGCGGTAGACGGCGACGACCAGGTCGGCCCGGGTCGGGAAGTGCCGGTAGATCGTGGCCACCCCGACGCCCGCCTCCGCTGCGACGTCCCGCACCGGCGCCTCGACACCTGCGCGCACGAACACCCTCGCCGCCGCGCCGAGCAGCGCGCTGGCGTTGCGCTGCGCGTCCGCCCGTGGCCGCGGCGCGACCGGCTCCTCTCCCACACGTCCTCCTCGACAAAACGGAACAACGTTCCGTACGCTTGCGGAACCGCGTTCCGTTTCAGCTCATCATGCCGGGCGGACGCGCCCCACCACAACCGGAGGAACCCCGTGACCACCCCTGTCGTCTCCGTCCGACCCCTCGTCCTGCCCGTGCCCGGCCGCGGCACCGACCTGCAGGTCCGGGTCACCGCGCCCACCACCGGCACCGACCTGCCCGTCGTCCTGTTCGCGCACGGCTTCGGCAAGTCCATGGACGACTACGCCCCACTGGTCGAGCACTGGGCGGCCGCCGGCCTCGTCGTGCTGCAGCCGACCTTCCTGGACTCCCGGACGCTGGCGGTGACCCCCGAGGACCCGCGGTACGCCCACATCTGGCGGACCCGGGTCAGCGACCTCGGGCACGTCCTGGACGCCCTCGATCCCCTGACCGCCGCCGTGCCCGGGCTGCCCGGCCGGGTCGACCGCAGCCGCGTCGCCGCGGTCGGGCACTCCTGGGGCGGCCAGAGCGTCGGCATGCTGCTCGGTGCGCGGGTGCTGGACGAGGACGGTGTCCCCGGCGAGAGCCTCACCGACCCGCGGATCACCGCCGGCGTCCTGCTCGCCACCACCGGCACCGGCGAGGAGCTGACCGGGTTCGCCGCTGCGAACTTCGGGTTCATGCGCCCGGACTTCAGCACGCTGACCACGCCGTCCCTCGTGATCGCCGGCGACGCCGACCAGTCGAGGCTCTCCACCCGTGGGCCGGACTGGTTCACCGACGTGTACCGGCTCAGCCCCGGCGCCACCGACCTGCTCACCCTCGCCGGTGGCGAGCACTCCCTCGGGGGCATCTCCGGCCACGGCGTCACCGAGACCACCGACGAGAGCCCCGAGCGGGTCGCCCTGGTGCAGCGTGCGAGCACCGCCTACCTGCGCACCGCGCTCGGCGTCGACGCCGCCGCGTGGCCCGCGGTCCGTGCCGCGGACGTCGCCCCGGTCGGCCGGGTCGACTCGAAGTGAGCCCGGTCAGGGGAGGGTGACGACCACCTTGCGCGCCGAGACGCCGCGGCGCTGCACGTCCATGGCCTCCTGCAGGCACTCCAGGCCGGTCCCGACGACCAGCGGCTCGGGGGTCGCGACGTAGCGGCCCTCGGCCAGCGCGGCGGGCAGGAAGTCCCGGTAGACGGCGGTGCTCACCTCGTTGTGCTTGAGGCTGGTGCCGAAGACGAACTTCGTGGTGACCCCGGCCCGCCGGGCCTGCAGCTGCTGGGCGACGGTCTTCGCGCCGAGGCGGAGCACCGTCCGCGGGAGCGCGAACCGCGGCCGGTCGGGCTCACCGAGGCCCTCGAAGGAGACCGGCGTGCTGGCCGCGACCACGAACTTCCGCCCGGTGGAGGCGGCCACCACCTGCACGCACGCCGGCAGCGCGGTGGCGCCGAACGCGATCGCACCGACGACGGTCCGCCCCGCCAGGGCGGCGATCAGGTCGGCGACGACGGTGGGGCTGGTGTAGTCGAACACCTGACTGGCACCCAGGGCGCGCACGTGGTCGAAGTTCCTCGGCGAGGCGGTGGAGACGACGTCGTAGCCCGCGGCGACGGCGAGCTGCACGGCGTTGCTGCCCACGCTGGTCGACCCGCCCCAGACGAGCACCACCTCGCCGGTGCGCTCCGGCGTGGCGGTCGGGTGGCGCAGCCCCAGCAGGTCGTCCTGGAACAGCGCACTGGCCGCCGTGGACACGGCCAGCGGCAGGACCGAGGCGCTCTCGTAGGACATCGAGTCCGGGATCGGGGACGCCATCCGCTCCAGGACCACGGAGTACTGCTGGAACGTGCCCTCGGCCGCGCTGTTGCTGTCCTTGTCGCTGCCCACCGCGTGCCCGAGCACCCGGTCCCCGACGGCGAACCGGGTGACCGCCGACCCGACCTCGACGACCTCGCCGGCCACGTCGGAGCCCAGCACGGTGGGGTAGGTCAGCCAGCGGTAGGCCACCGGACCGGCCACCTGCAGCACCCAGTCCAGCGGGTTGACCGCGACGGCGTGGCCGCGGACGACGATCTGGTCGGGGCCGGGCGTCGGGTAGGGGGCGGGCCCGACCTCGAGCTGCGCGTACTCGCGGGGGATCCAGGCTGCGGTGTTGCCGGTCATGTCCGTCGTCCTCTGCTCGGTTCGTGATGTCACCTGGTGACATTGCAACCGTAACACTCGATGTCACCTGGTGTCATCCGCGCTAGGATGGCGGCATGGGCAGGTGGGAGGCGGACGCGCGCGGCAGGCTCCAGCAGGCGGCGATGAGCCTCTACCTCGAACGCGGCTTCGACGACGTCACCGTGGCCGAGATCGCCGAGACCGCCGGCCTCACCAAGCGCACCTTCTTCCGGCACTTCGCCGACAAGCGCGAGGTCTTCTTCTCCGGCGCCCAGCTGTTCGAGGCCGGCGTCCTCGCCTCCGTCGAGCAGGCCGCCGAGGACGCCTCCCCGATGGACGCCGTGATCGGCGCCTTCGCCGCAGCCGGGGCCCAGCTCGCGGAGTACGCGGACTTCCAGCGCCAGCGGCGGGCGCTCATCGCCTCCTCGACCGACCTGCAGGAGCGGGAGCTGGTCAAGATGGCCGACCTGGCCGGGCGGGTCGTGGAGGTGCTGCTCCGGCGCGGGGCAGGCTCGGACCAGGCCCGCCTGGCCGCGCACACCGGCGTGGCCGTGTTCACCGTCGCCTACGACCGCTGGGTCGACGAGGGCGCCACCGCCGACCTGCCCGCGCTGGTCCGGCGGACCCTGGAGGAGCTGCGGCTGGCGATCACCCCCGCCTGAGCTCAGGCGCGGGCGGCCACGATCCGGTCGGGGCGCACCAGCACCGACCGGCCGCCGAGCCAGCGCTCCAGGTCCGGGGAGCCGAGGTCGGCCACCTGCACGACCCGGCCCGGCCAGCCGGCCGGCACCGGCCCGCCGGCGGTCAGCACCGCCCAGTCCGGACCCAGCACGTCGTCCAGCCGCCCGCCGCCCGCGAGCGGCGGCTGCGGAACCAGGCCCCCGACCGGCGACCCGGGCGCTCCCCGCCGCCGGCGGACCAGCGGCCCCGGCCGCAGCAGCGGCGTGCGGCTGTTCGCGGCGAAGGCGGCCAGCCGCGGCGCCCGCCGCACCCCGGCCAGCACCGCCCGGCGCAGCAGTGCGGCCCGCTCGCCGCCACCGGTCATCAGCCGGCCGAGCAGCAGGGCGATCCGCACCAGCGCGGCGGCGTGCGGCGCGCGCTCGGCCTGGTGGGTGTCGAGCAGGGCGTCGTCCGCGCCGTCGAGCACCGCGGCGAGCTTCCAGGTCAGCTGGTGCACGTCGCGCAGCCCCATGCCCAGGCCCTGCCCGATGAACGGCGGGGTGAGGTGGGCGGCGTCGCCGCACAGCAGCACCCGGCCGCTGCGCCAGCGGTCGGCCACCTGGGCGGCGTAGGTGTAGGCCGCGGTGCGCACGACCGTGCACCCGGCGGCACCGAAGCCGGCGAGCAGCGCGGGCAGGTCGAGGTCGGCGGGCTCCTCCCCCGCGGCCAGCCGGAACTCCGCCCGGTAGCGGTCGCCCGCGACCGGCATGAAGGAGGCCGGTCGCGTCGCGTCGCAGACCTGGTGGACGCCGGGCCAGACGTCCAGCGGCTCGTCGGAGACCAGGTCGACCACCAGCCAGCGCTGGGCCGGGCCGAGGTCGCGCATCCAGGACCCGATCAGCCGGCGCACGGTGCTCCGCGCCCCGTCGCACCCGAGCACCGCGTCGGCGACCAGCACCTCCTCGGCACCGGTGACCCGGTCGCGCAGGGTGAGACGGACCGGTCCGGCCACGTGCTGCAGGTGCACCAGCTCGACCCCGCCGCGGAACCGCGCGCGGGGCTCGGCGTCCAGCGCCGCGCGGAGCGCCGCCTCCAGGTCGGGCTGGCTGAACATCGAGGCCTGCGGCCAGCCGTGCACACCCGTCCCGCGGCCGAACTCGGCGAGCGTGCGGTGGGCGCCGTCCAGCAGCCGCATCCCGGTCATCGCCCGGCTGACCGCGGTGAACGCCTCGGCGACGCCGGCGGCCTGCAGCACCCGCAGCGACTCGTCGTCCAGGTGCACCGCGCGCGGCTGCGGGTAGGCGGCCACGTGCCGGTCCAGCACCAGGACGTCGACGCCGCGGCGGGCCAGCAGCAGCGCCGCGGTCACCCCGACCGGCCCCGCACCGACGACCACGACGGTCACGCGTGCCGGCCGGACTTCCAGGCGGCGAAGACCTTCTCCAGCTGCTCCGGGGGCAGCGGCGAGCCCGGCAGCACGGCGCTCGATCCAGGCCGGAACCCGTCCATCACCAGCGCGAACACCCGGCGCCAGGCGTCCGGGGCGACGCCGCGGGTGCGGTCCATGACCGAGCCGACCATGATCGGCACGATCGCGACGTCGGCCACCTCGACGTCGTCCCGCACCTGCCCGAGCGCCTTGGCCCGGGCGAGCAGCTCGCCGACCACCGGGGTGATCCGCTGGTTGGCCACCCCGGCCAGCTCGGCGGCCTGCGGGCCGAGCAGGTACTCCTGCAGCCCCCGGTCCTCCGCCTGCATCTCCAACGACGCCTCGATGAACCCGCACAGCCCCTGCCACGGGTCGTCCCCGGCGGCCGCTGCCTCCGCGAGCTGCACGACCCGCCCGACCTGGTCCTCGAACAGGGCCAGCAGCAGGTCCTCCTTGCGCGGGAAGCGCCGGTAGACGGTGCCCACGCCGACCTCGGCGGCCCGGGCCACGTCGTTGTGGCTCACCGCCAGCCCGGTCTCGGAGAACAGCCGGCGGGCGGCGGTGAGGATGCGCTCGCGGTTGCGCTCGGCGTCCCGGCGCAGCCGGCCCGGCCCGTCGACGTCCACGCCGACGATCCTAGGAGCGCGAGCTGAGGACCTCGGCCGCCGACGTCCAGTGCCGGACGCCGTACCGGTCGTTGTCGACGGCCCGGAGCTTGGCGTCGCCGCTGAACATGCCGTCGAAGTACTGCATGCCCTGCCACGCCGGGTAGAGGGCCTCGCGGTCGCGGGAGACCAGCCTGCCGATGCGCGCCGCGGTGCGCAGGAAGCCGATGCCGCCGGCGTACTGCGGCTTGTAGGTCTCGCCGGTGAGCTCGGTCATCGTGGCGGCCAGGTCGCGGGAGGACACCGAGCTGCCGGCCACCTCCAGCCAGCGCGGCGCGGTCGGGTCCAGCGCCGCCTCGGCGCCGAACGCGGCGGCGTCGTCCTTGGTGGTGAAGTCCAGCAGCTGGTCGGCGTCGTGCCAGTAGAGGACCCGGCCGCGTCCGAACAGCACCAGCGGCGCCTGGCCGGTGAGCATGTCGCCGAAGGCGCCCACGAGCACCGACGTCGCCTGCACCGGGGCGGCGTCCAGGCGGGCCATGAACTCCCGCCGCAGCTCGAGGTTGCGGTTCGTGCCCACCGGCAGCCGGCGGTAGTCGGCCGACCAGTCCGAGGGGACGAAGCGCGGGACGCCGGCGGCGACCGCGGCGGTGAGCAGCTGGGTCTGCGCGTCGATGACCACCGGGCGCAGCCCGCTGAGGGCGGAGACGACGACGTCGCCACCGGTGACGGCCGCGCGCAGGGCGGCGGCTTCGGCGTAGTCGACCGGGACGACCTCCAGGCCCAGGGACTCCAGGTGCGCGGTCTTGGCGACCGAGGCGCCGGGCCGGGTCAGCGCACGCACGGTGGCACCGCGGTCGACCAGGGCCACGGCGAGCCGCTCCCCCAGGTCACCGCTGGCACCGGCCAGCACGACGGTGGCCATCAGCGGGTGCCCGTTCCGGGCGCGGGGACACAAGTGGACGAGCTGCTCCGGTTCACCGGCCGAACGTAGCACCAAGCGGAGAGATCAGTCCACTTGTCCGCCGGGGCCCGCACCCGCCCGGTCGGGGGCGGGTGCGGGCGGCGACGTCAGGCGCCGGCCTGCGCCAGGTCGATCGCGTCGGTCGGGGCGGTGAGCGTCATCGACTCGCCGAACCCGTCTAGGGTCAGCGTCTCGGGCTCCGCGTCGCCGGTGACCGTCTTCAGCGGGTACGCCGGGTCGCCGCTGGCGACGTAGAGCTTGCTGCCGCCGACCTGGCTGAGCACGAGGACGTCCTGGCCGTCCAGCTGCTCGGTGGTCACGGCGTCCTCGATGGCGCCGTCGCTGGGCGAACGCAGCTCGTCGGCCAGCCCACCGAGGGTCAGCTCGTCCAGACCGGCGGCCTCCTCCTCGGGCACGAGCACCCACTTGCCGGCCAGCTGCGCGGCGGACTCGGCCGGGGCGCCCGAGGTCTCCCAGAACCCGGCGGGGGCCTTGAAGTAGGTGACACCGGCGAGGGTCAGCAGCTCGACCTGCTGCCCGCCCAGGTCGATCGTGCCGGAGACGTCCTCGCCCTGCAGCTGCAGGTCGACGCCCTGCGCCTCCGCGCCGGTGCCGAAGGTGCCGGTCACGTGCACCGCGCCGGCCGCCTCGAGCGCGTCGGCCGCGTCGGCCGCGACCTGCGCGCCCGTGCGCGACTCGCTGCTGGGGGCAGCCGAGGAGCTCGCGGCCGAGCTGGCGGCCGAGCTCGCGGCGGGGGCCGACGCCGCTGCTGCGGGCGCGTCGTCCGAGCCCCCGCAGCCGGCGAGCAGCAGCGTCGCCAGGCCTGCGGTGAGTCCGCCGGCGAGTCGGGTGCCGAGCCGTGATCGGTTGCGCATGGGTCTCCGTCCCTCGAGCCGGCGGCGCGCTGGTCGCACCGCGGCGAGCACAGCATGGACACAGACGGTGCACACCAGTCCACTCAGGGTCACCCGGGCGAGTCGGGGTGGCGGTGACCGCGCACGTGAACAGCCGACGACGACACGATCACGGAGGGCGCCCGACCCGGTTCCGGCCGCTACAGTCCGCTGCCGCCCAGCAGCGGCGGAGCCCGAGCACCAGGAGAGACCGTGCCGATCGCCAGGACCCGCAAGCCCGCCGAGCCGTCCGGCCCCGCGGGGTCCTCCGGGGCGCTGCCGGTGCGCCCGCCGGCCCGGCGCCGCAGTGGCGCCCGGGTGCTGCTCGGGCTGGTGCTCGCCCTGGTCGTGCTGGTCGCCGGGGTGATCCCCGGCATCGCGTGGGCGGCGGGGTTCACCAAGGCCGACGGTGGCCACGTCGTCGTCGTCCGCAACGGGGGCCTGTTCGACGACAACAGCATCCGCCAGGTGATCCAGCCGAACTCCTCGCTGACCTCGACCGGGCTGTACTCCAAGGAGCACCCCTACCCCTCGACCCAGCGGAACTTCA belongs to Modestobacter sp. L9-4 and includes:
- a CDS encoding SRPBCC family protein, whose translation is MTALTHSASVVVAATPDEVYDLVSDVTRTGEWSPVCRACWWDEGASAVPGAWFTGRNEVPGRTWETRSQVVTAERGREFAWLVGGRLVRWAFTMAPVEGGTLLTEEWEFLPAGLASFAERYGADAQAQIEDRTRAALDGIPATLAAIRAVAER
- a CDS encoding cysteine desulfurase-like protein, which translates into the protein MTATVPAAVVPFDVASLRAHFPALVDGAAHFDGPGGSQTPDVVAAAIAATMTQPMSNRGTVTQAERNADAVVRNARQAVADLTGGVPGGVVFGRSATVLTYDLARVLSTGWGAGDEVVVTRLDHDANVRPWVQAAEAAGATVRWADFDPATGELAPEVVGALLSERTRLVAVTGASNLIGTRPDVAAITALAHEVGALTWVDGVHLTAHAPVDVTALGADFFVCSPYKFLGPHCGCLVAAPELLETLHPDKLLPSSNAVPERFELGTLPYELLAGTTAAIDLLAGLAGSDGDRRTRLVAAMAALEEHEDRLRHRIEDGVRDLPGVTVWSRAPHRTPTLLLTFDGRTAADAYRFLAERGVNAPAGSFYAIEASRHLGLGDTGGLRVGLAPYNDDADVDRLLDGLRAFSA
- a CDS encoding TetR/AcrR family transcriptional regulator: MGEEPVAPRPRADAQRNASALLGAAARVFVRAGVEAPVRDVAAEAGVGVATIYRHFPTRADLVVAVYRHQVDACAEAGPRLLAEEADPYEALVRWIDLFVDFLVTKHGLAAAMHSDAAGFETLHAWFLDRLVPVCTELLDAAVGAGEVRTELDGLQLMWGVGNLCIGDDPRYDARQLVAHLLAGMRT
- a CDS encoding zinc-binding alcohol dehydrogenase family protein, producing the protein MTGNTAAWIPREYAQLEVGPAPYPTPGPDQIVVRGHAVAVNPLDWVLQVAGPVAYRWLTYPTVLGSDVAGEVVEVGSAVTRFAVGDRVLGHAVGSDKDSNSAAEGTFQQYSVVLERMASPIPDSMSYESASVLPLAVSTAASALFQDDLLGLRHPTATPERTGEVVLVWGGSTSVGSNAVQLAVAAGYDVVSTASPRNFDHVRALGASQVFDYTSPTVVADLIAALAGRTVVGAIAFGATALPACVQVVAASTGRKFVVAASTPVSFEGLGEPDRPRFALPRTVLRLGAKTVAQQLQARRAGVTTKFVFGTSLKHNEVSTAVYRDFLPAALAEGRYVATPEPLVVGTGLECLQEAMDVQRRGVSARKVVVTLP
- a CDS encoding TetR family transcriptional regulator, which encodes MGRWEADARGRLQQAAMSLYLERGFDDVTVAEIAETAGLTKRTFFRHFADKREVFFSGAQLFEAGVLASVEQAAEDASPMDAVIGAFAAAGAQLAEYADFQRQRRALIASSTDLQERELVKMADLAGRVVEVLLRRGAGSDQARLAAHTGVAVFTVAYDRWVDEGATADLPALVRRTLEELRLAITPA
- a CDS encoding bifunctional 3-(3-hydroxy-phenyl)propionate/3-hydroxycinnamic acid hydroxylase — translated: MTVVVVGAGPVGVTAALLLARRGVDVLVLDRHVAAYPQPRAVHLDDESLRVLQAAGVAEAFTAVSRAMTGMRLLDGAHRTLAEFGRGTGVHGWPQASMFSQPDLEAALRAALDAEPRARFRGGVELVHLQHVAGPVRLTLRDRVTGAEEVLVADAVLGCDGARSTVRRLIGSWMRDLGPAQRWLVVDLVSDEPLDVWPGVHQVCDATRPASFMPVAGDRYRAEFRLAAGEEPADLDLPALLAGFGAAGCTVVRTAAYTYAAQVADRWRSGRVLLCGDAAHLTPPFIGQGLGMGLRDVHQLTWKLAAVLDGADDALLDTHQAERAPHAAALVRIALLLGRLMTGGGERAALLRRAVLAGVRRAPRLAAFAANSRTPLLRPGPLVRRRRGAPGSPVGGLVPQPPLAGGGRLDDVLGPDWAVLTAGGPVPAGWPGRVVQVADLGSPDLERWLGGRSVLVRPDRIVAARA
- a CDS encoding TetR/AcrR family transcriptional regulator, whose product is MDVDGPGRLRRDAERNRERILTAARRLFSETGLAVSHNDVARAAEVGVGTVYRRFPRKEDLLLALFEDQVGRVVQLAEAAAAGDDPWQGLCGFIEASLEMQAEDRGLQEYLLGPQAAELAGVANQRITPVVGELLARAKALGQVRDDVEVADVAIVPIMVGSVMDRTRGVAPDAWRRVFALVMDGFRPGSSAVLPGSPLPPEQLEKVFAAWKSGRHA
- a CDS encoding NmrA family NAD(P)-binding protein; translated protein: MATVVLAGASGDLGERLAVALVDRGATVRALTRPGASVAKTAHLESLGLEVVPVDYAEAAALRAAVTGGDVVVSALSGLRPVVIDAQTQLLTAAVAAGVPRFVPSDWSADYRRLPVGTNRNLELRREFMARLDAAPVQATSVLVGAFGDMLTGQAPLVLFGRGRVLYWHDADQLLDFTTKDDAAAFGAEAALDPTAPRWLEVAGSSVSSRDLAATMTELTGETYKPQYAGGIGFLRTAARIGRLVSRDREALYPAWQGMQYFDGMFSGDAKLRAVDNDRYGVRHWTSAAEVLSSRS